A region of the Propionispora vibrioides genome:
CGGTCTCCGGACGGGACTTGCTTGAAGTGGTGGAAGACAGATTTGGATATCGATCCACCGTCATCTCCGGGCAACTTCCGGTCCGAGAGTGGCATGGGCTGTTTGAAGACAGTACAATTGCCGATGCCGTGCTTGATCGGCTCGTTCACAACTCCTATCGTTTCGAACTTTCCGGGCCATCGAAGCGTAACCCGAATGAGCCCTAGAGACTAAAATGAGGATATTACGACTGTAACTACTGAATGATTTTTGTTAAACTGAAAATACTTCACGAGGTGGCCGAATCCGACCGGATTCGGTGCCCGAATGTGACCGGATTGCCGGCCGAATTGGCCGGATTAAGCACACTTTAACACCTTTTGCATCAACGAAGCCCCTTCCTAATATTTTAATATTTATTTACTTGTATTTATTATGAAATGGTTTTAAACCAAGGGCGCCTCTTATTCAAAACCATGATAACTAATCACAGAATCACATATTTTATTAATTGTAAATATTCCAACTATTAAAATTGTTAAACTTATTCATATGAATGAAAACAAATCGTATACTTCGCAAAAAAACCTAAAACGATAGGGCCCCAATATCAGCTGCATATCAATTTTTTCAAAAGAGGTCTCTGAAAGTACACTTTTTTCAGCAAATTATACGATTGAGTTTCCTGTTGCATTGCATTACTTGTATAGATACAATTTTTATTCAAAAGTTGAAACCACTTTCATCCACTTTTCAGCAAAAAAGTTTCTATACAACTAAAGTGATGAGATCTTCTTGATAAGAAATTTTACCTTCTTTGCTTATACTAATCTCTGAATACTGTTGGAAATTAGTAATGATGATAGGAGTAATGAGCAAATATCCAGCCTTCTTAATCTTGACCATATCAAATTCGATAAGAACTTGTCCTTTTTTTATGGTATCTCCTTGTTTTACCGTTGTACTAAAGTACTGTCCATTTAATTTAACGGTATCAATACCTATGTGGATCAAAATTTCCGTTCCTTTTTCCGTAATAAGCCCAATAGCATGGCCTGTGGGAAAAAGTGTTGCAACTGTACCGTTGACCGGCGCTATGACTTTCCCCTCACTGGGGTTGATGGCAAGGCCCTTCCCAAGAACACCGGCAGCAAAAACTTCGTCCGGTACCTCTTCCAAAGACTTAACTTCGCCGGCAAGAGGACTTTGGATAATCTCTGTTTTAATTGTTTTCCCGGTGTTTTCCTTAGCTTCATTATTTATACTATTTTCTATTACACTGTTAGTCACTTCTTCTTGATCTTTAAAAGTTATAAAAGATAATACCGCGGCCAATATATAGGATGTAACTACCGCTATCAATAACCCTTCAAAACCTTTTCCAAAATATACCGGTAAAGTTAGGAATCCTGGAATAATATATCCCATAGTTGCGCTGCCTGAATATCCTGCAATTGCTCCTCCCACTGCTCCTCCGATTGATGCACAGATAAATGGTATTTTATATTTTAACGTTATCCCATATATACTTGGCTCAGTAATACCTAATAGCCCTGTTGGTATGGTAGATATAGCAACCTTTCTAACTGTCTTATCTTTAGTTTTTAATAATACCCCTAACACTGCACCGCCTTGACCTAAACTCGCAGATATGGCAAGTGCCAAAAAAGTATCTGCTCCATATAACGACAGATTGTTTATAACTATTGGCATAACACCCCAATGAATCCCCCTAATAACCAATGCCTGCCAAGAAGCGCCTACTACACCGCCTAATAACATGGGGCTTAGATTATATACGAAATTATATCCCATACCTATTATTCTAGTTATGATTGTTGATATAGGACCAATTACTATAAACGTTAGTGGTGCCATTATGATCAAACAAATTAAAGGTGTAAAAAAAAACTTCAAATTTTCATTCATTACTTTGTTTAACAACTTTTCAAATTTCGCTAATATAAATATTGCTATGACTATCGGAATAAAAGTAAAGGAATAGTCTATCCCTTTAACAGGAATTCCCCAAAAATCACTGCCCACATTTTTACCAATCAAATTAATTCCAGGGTAAACCAAGGTCGCTCCTAAGGCCAGTGCGATAAACTCATTTGCGCCAAATTTCTTTGCTGCAGTGAAAGCTATTAATATAGGCATAAAGTAAAGCACACTATCCTCTACTGCATGTAAAATCTGATAGGTACTACTGTTGGTTGATATATAGCCTAAATATACAGCTATTGCCAACAGCCCTTTAAGAAGACTAACACTTGCCAATATACCTAAAACAGGTGCAAATATGGCTGATATTAAATCAAGAGCTTTATAACCTATCCTACTGCTGTCCGTCACTTCTTTACTTATTTCTCTGTTTTCATCTACAAGACCAGTTAGTTTTATAAATTCTTGATAAACATTACCAACCGTATTTCCAATTACAACTTGAAATTGTCCTCCACTTTCGACAACACACAACACGCCATCAAGATCTTCTATACTATTTTTATTCACCTTTTCATTATCTTTTAAATTAAATCTTAGTCTGGTAACACAATGGATCAATGAATTGATATTGCTTTCACTTCCTACATTTTTAAGTATCTCCTTTGCCAATTCTTGATTTGTCATTATTTCCTCCATCTCCAATTTCTATGTATAGCTAATCTATTTTTACCCTTCTATTCATAAGAACATCCCCACTGGTTTGTTATGCTTCACTTCTCCCAACTAAGGAAATGTTCTTATGTTTTTTGCCATAAACTAATTTAGTACAATTCTTTATAGAAGAAACTGATTCGTATAATTTCTACTTATTGTTATTGCTTTTTTTATTGATTCTAAAGAATCTTCAAAAGTTTTGTCTTCAATTTCAAGGCATACTGCCCCTTTATATTTAATATCTGTTAACGCAGAAATATATTTACCCCAATTTACATCGCCAAGACCTGGTAATTTAGGCGAAATATATTGCAGTGGTACAGCCATAATTCCTACGTCATCAAGTTTATCTTTATATACCTTTATATCTTTAATGTGTACGTGGAAAATTCTATCTTTAAACTCATATATAGGTTTTATATAGTCCATTTGCTGCCAAACGAAGTGTGATGGATCGTAGTTTAACCCAAAGTTAGCATTTGGTATTAACTCAAACATTTTTCTCCAAATTCTTGGAGTTGTTGCAAGGTTTAATCCTCCTGGCCATTCATTATTTGTGAATAACATCGGGCAATTTTCTATCGCAATTCTCACATTATTTTCTTCAGCATACTGAATTATGGGAGTCCAAACGCTCTCAAATATTATAAGATTCTCCTCTATAGTCTTATCTTTATCTCTACCAATAAAAGTAGTGACAGTATCTACCCCCAAGATACTCGCAGCGGTAATGATCTTCATAATATGCTCTATGTAAAACTGTCTCTTCTCTTTATCTGGATCTAATGGATTAGGATAATATCCTAAGGCTGAAATTTCAACCTTCTTGGATTTTGCATAACTATTAATGTATCCGGCTTTTTCTACATCCATATCTGATACATCAATGTGTGTTACTCCTGCATATCGCCTTTCAGCCTTACCTACTGGCCAACACATCATTTCTACACAGGAAAAACCATTTTCACTTGCATAATTTATTACTTCTTCAAAATTTAAATCTGCCAAAATAGCACTGTTTAATCCAATTTTCATTTTCAACATCTCCTATTAATATTTTGTAATATTCAATCG
Encoded here:
- a CDS encoding ATP-binding protein, translated to VSGRDLLEVVEDRFGYRSTVISGQLPVREWHGLFEDSTIADAVLDRLVHNSYRFELSGPSKRNPNEP
- a CDS encoding sugar phosphate isomerase/epimerase family protein produces the protein MKIGLNSAILADLNFEEVINYASENGFSCVEMMCWPVGKAERRYAGVTHIDVSDMDVEKAGYINSYAKSKKVEISALGYYPNPLDPDKEKRQFYIEHIMKIITAASILGVDTVTTFIGRDKDKTIEENLIIFESVWTPIIQYAEENNVRIAIENCPMLFTNNEWPGGLNLATTPRIWRKMFELIPNANFGLNYDPSHFVWQQMDYIKPIYEFKDRIFHVHIKDIKVYKDKLDDVGIMAVPLQYISPKLPGLGDVNWGKYISALTDIKYKGAVCLEIEDKTFEDSLESIKKAITISRNYTNQFLL
- a CDS encoding beta-glucoside-specific PTS transporter subunit IIABC yields the protein MTNQELAKEILKNVGSESNINSLIHCVTRLRFNLKDNEKVNKNSIEDLDGVLCVVESGGQFQVVIGNTVGNVYQEFIKLTGLVDENREISKEVTDSSRIGYKALDLISAIFAPVLGILASVSLLKGLLAIAVYLGYISTNSSTYQILHAVEDSVLYFMPILIAFTAAKKFGANEFIALALGATLVYPGINLIGKNVGSDFWGIPVKGIDYSFTFIPIVIAIFILAKFEKLLNKVMNENLKFFFTPLICLIIMAPLTFIVIGPISTIITRIIGMGYNFVYNLSPMLLGGVVGASWQALVIRGIHWGVMPIVINNLSLYGADTFLALAISASLGQGGAVLGVLLKTKDKTVRKVAISTIPTGLLGITEPSIYGITLKYKIPFICASIGGAVGGAIAGYSGSATMGYIIPGFLTLPVYFGKGFEGLLIAVVTSYILAAVLSFITFKDQEEVTNSVIENSINNEAKENTGKTIKTEIIQSPLAGEVKSLEEVPDEVFAAGVLGKGLAINPSEGKVIAPVNGTVATLFPTGHAIGLITEKGTEILIHIGIDTVKLNGQYFSTTVKQGDTIKKGQVLIEFDMVKIKKAGYLLITPIIITNFQQYSEISISKEGKISYQEDLITLVV